GGAGGTTATTTGGGAAGCTTCACAGATTCTAAATTTCTCAGAAAATGGAAACAATTAGGTGCAAACCCTCAACTTTCACATTCACTCTCCCAAATATGGCCACCCACATAAAGACCTTCTCTCCCTTATGAAGTGAGAATACTCCACAGGCCTCCAATTTCTGATGACCCGAAATATTCTTCCTAAACCTGCAACGGAAAGATAGGACTGCATCAATGAGGATTGAGGAAAGATTTGTAATCGAAGCTCAGTACTGCTGTTGTCAAATCTTAAATACTATTTGCTGCTGAAAATGCAAGAACCAGTTCTCCCACATTTTCATCAAAGGCCCCCATGCTCTAGTCAACCCAGGATTCTTGTGCAAGAAACCACCTCTCCTCTCTCTTAATAATCTTCAGCTGGTTTCTACCTTTCATGGCAATGTAATCATAGAACACCAGCACAGCAAGTTTCACCAACCTTGATTGGATCCACCGAAAGAAGAATATAAATTAgttgaaggaaaatttaaaCAAACAAGAAATTACATTTGGTGCGGTTGTTCATTTTCTAATGTTAGTAATACAAGTCCATAAGATCCCTAAAAGACTCTGTCAAATAGAATGAAATcatatagaaagaaaaagaggaatctCAAAGCTGGACCTATTAAACAATGAAAATTTATGCAACAATAATTCCTCAAACCTGAATTTCCAACGTCTGTTACTTAAGAGAAAGAGCAACATTCAACATTAAGATagattaaaaaccaaaagtaagCACACTATTTAAGAAACTGGCCTAATAAGTACCAAATATTTATTTGCATCCTCctttacaaatcaaatcaatcacCCAATAATTAAAGTACCAACATCTACTTACAGTAGAAATGTTCACTTAAAACTGCTATCTCTAGCAAAAGGTTAGGCACAACCCTAAGCAGAAACAGGCaaacaaaacaacaaaacatCGGAAACGAGGAGAAAGTGTAGTGAGAAAAGCCGGTTCTAGAGCTTGTCCACAATGTAACTCTAGACTTCAAACTcagcaacaaaaacaacaaaaaacagggctgaaaggaaagaagaaaaaaatgcaaatccAAATTTGCAAACATGGAAACTCATGAGACACCAAGCCCTGTATCCAAGCAAAAGAAAGCTTTGCACCAACTTTGAACTCCAACAATGCCAAGAACTTGAAAGGGGCCATCATGGTCACCATATCAGCTCAACTAAGCCTTTTTCCAACCAAAttgggttggctacatgaatcctgttTTCCCATTAAACCTTGCATAGCCATTCAACCTTTTTTGTGGTCAACCTAAAGCAATTCATATCCTTTCTCCGCGCTTAACCAAAAGTGTTTTTCAGCCTACCTTTGGGCTTTTAACTCCTCCAATCTGCATTACTCCTTCATATTGATGCATTCAATAGCCATTGTTGCAATGCCCATGTCACTCCAACTTATCTTCTATCGAGGCCACACCTAAACCATCTCGGTCCATCACAACTACACTGAGATTATTCAGTGTTGTGTCTCCATGCCCAATACTCAGATCCATACAGCATTGCTGGTCTTATGACTATCCtacaatttcattttattttagttgcatCCATCTATCATCAGCGGGTGCACACTATATTAACCATAAAAGAAGATTCCTTGATTTAAAGGAGAACATAAAAATCCAATGAATGCATGTGAACAAATAAGGAGAGATAAATTTCCAATCTCAATGTGGAGAACATTTATTAGAAAAACTCTCAGTTTGGGGATATCCAGAGAAGTACAAAGCCAAGATCCTACACCCAGCCTGTAACACATGAGAGATAAAAAAATGACTGTAATCCTTTCAACATGGTCTAGCTAAGCTAAAGGAACAACACCTTATTTGGTGATCACCTACAACTTCATTTGCTATCAATGAGATATTCGCTGAATAAGTGAGGCAGCAAATATGTCAATACGAATATatgatatgaaaatttcatctaGGCCAATCAAAGTGTCCCCCAAACCAACTAATGTTTGTAGCCAAATCACCTTCGATACTACGATTCTAAAACCTTTAAATAGTTCAAAATTCAGGTCTGCACATGGAGCAATAAGTTTATTTCAAACTTAATTACCCTCCCAGGAAGACCCAAATAAGTATCTGATAAAATTGCCCACGTCATCTCTGATCAGTCCTCACAGACGACGAGGCTGGGTTTCTTGGAGAGCATCCATCAAAGTTAAGCTAGAAATATTCCTGGCCAAGGGAGACAAGACCAATATCCTAAAGAAGTTGTGTCGATCATAACCATCCAGTCCCTGAAAAGATTGTTGACTgaaacacaataaaataatttatcagCTGTGAGCAGTGGGAAATTCCCACTGTATATACTAGATCACTACAGAATCTAGAGAAAAGATGGGCATTCTCATTCCCCTTCTGACAAATGCCCCAGCAACTAACAAGAATGAACAATCTCCAAAGGAATTGTCCTACCTTAAGGTTAACCAAATGGAAGACCATTAGAAAGTGGGTGCAGACCTTTTTAGTAAATTGGGGGGAAAAAATTGATTAAGAGATTCTTCCCTTTCATGCATATTAGGCAGACATAGCTAGACAAGCACCAATCAACCTTCAGCGGTAAGAGCCTTATTGTGTGCATCCCATCCCAAGGCTTTACATTCAGAGGAGGTGTGAGATTTCCAAATAGCCTTATAAGTAAGAGTTGAGCTCAATGTGGAGAGATTAACCAAAGCATCGTATTTATAAGCGTTGGGCTCAATGCTTCTTTTAACCATAAGATCTAACAGCTCATGAGAGTCTTATCATCATTTGTTATTTGTAAAAAGAATCCACCAATCATAATTTCATGGTTCACCATTTTATGGAACAAATTTGCAGCTTCTTTCCAGTGACTTAAATTGCAAAGGGCATGAATCAAACTACTGTAGGTAACAACATCCGGGAAGAGGGGCTTACCGACCATATCAGAGAATAGGTTTAAGGCCTCATTTATCCTTCCTTTGCAAAGGCCATCAATGATTGAACTATACGTGGTAACACTAGGCTTACATTTACCCTTGAGTTCCATCTCGTTAAGCATTTCAAAAGCCTCATTAGTGTCTCCCGTCTTGCAGAGCCCATTGATTATGATTAAGTATGTGATTTCATCACATGGGTACCCTTCTTGGAGAATCTTGTAGAACAACTCTTTGGCGTCTGCAATTTTATCCACCATGCAGAGCCCCTTAAGTAGGGTATTCAATGTGACAATATCTGGGTCAAAACCACGTTTCATGGTGATCCCAAAAACAGAGAAACCCAAATCTAGCCGATATAACCCACAGAAACAGTTGAGTAAGATGGTTAGTGTGACCACATCGGTATGTATTTTCAAGGAATCCATGTTTTTGTACATAGAAATCACAGTGGAATAGTGTTTGCATTTAGCAAGTGTTCCAAATAGTTTATTGAAAGCAACAATTTTTGGAAAGGGTTGTGAATGAACCAATAGGTGGTATCGGCGGAAGGCCTCCTCAACAATAACGGAGGTGCCTGTACTTGATTTGCATCCATCATCTTCTGCAAAAATTTTGAACAATTGGACAGGACAAGGTCGCTGATGTGTTTTAGTAGCTTTCGAAGATGAGGAagcagaagatgaaagaagcAGACATAGCGGAAGAGAAGGGCTATGAGAAGACCACATACCCATTTGTCGAGTCAAGGATCTAGGAATCGGTGGGCGATTCCGATTATGGAGCGGAGATCAGGATCGATTATTGGATCTAGTGACTGACTCGGATCGCCCGATCCTGTCCTGTCCGAGTTTAAAATCCTGAAACCAAATTCCAACAACCAACTTACTAGGTTGAGGGCGTGATCTGATTGAGGAGGCAGAGGGAGTTGGAGGTAAAAATGTAAGGAATCTACATGATTGAGGAACaccactattttgggtagttttgtaatatTCTCATTTTTGAGTAATTAGGTTAAATGAAAATGCACCATTGTGAAACCCTACAAATCCACCCACCCTCTGTTCATGTCCATGCGCGCTCACTCATTGGCTCTTGCATTGACATAGAAGCCGCCCAACCAAAGAGTATTCTTTTCCCCTTCAGTTAAACAAAAGAATAGGTGACTAATTTGATAAACTTAAATCCATTTTTGGATAatcttatctttttctttttctttttcttaaccTAAGTTAAAGTTTTATTAACTTTTGATGACACAAAAAAATGTTTCCATGTCCTCCCAAATCTTTTGCTTAGACCAATAAGGTCACCTTTAGACAAATCAAGGTCACCTTTACACAAATCGTTGCTAGATTTTTCGTTTTAGGaccctttttatctttttccccGTGAATATTGGAGTTAAACAGAGGAAGAATGCATACCTAGTGAAGAAGGTAAGCTTCAATGGGTAAAGTCACTTCCTTATGgtgttttttgttattgtttGCACATATTCCCTgggaaaaagaaacataataGGCAACATGGCCCCCATGCCAAGACACTATGACTAacgaaatgaccaccccacccctTATGAAAGGTAAAAATCTCACACTGTTGATACTTCTACTATTACTCTCATTGGCTCCCAAGTTGGTGGAGGGGTCACTCTATtatagagaaccctctccctgctcactttttttttttttcttttttcaattttaaaagatAGTACTTTGCAGTTTCAACTTCCAAATTCCAAAGAATTGGTGGGTAGTTTGATTACTAAAACCAATTTTTGGAGAATCTTATAATTTTTACTTTCTCAACCCCAAGACCAAGCTTTTAGTAATTTCTTAtgccaaataaaaaaatgtttacaTTTCCTTACAAATCATTTATTTGCTTAGATTAATGAGGTCACCTTTAGACAAAATACAGTTGGATCCCCCTTTTTAAGACCACTTTTCCTTCCAACATGAGGTATTAGAATGCAAACAAAGTAATAACATAAACCTTGTGAAGAAGGTAAGCTTCaaataaaggaaaaacataTACCTAGTGAAGAAGGTAAGCTTCAAACAAAGGAAGCAGAAAGTATACCTAGTTAAAAGGTAAGCTTTTCAACTTGTAAAGTCCCTTCTTTATGGGGTTTTCTGTTATTGTTTGTAGATATTCTTTGCAACAAAAAGTTTTTGTTTCCTTTAGAAAGATCTCAAGGGGAGTTTAAAAGATAGCACTTTAgcagtttcaactttcaacttcaaaagaaaaaggtgcTAAAATCTAAAGACTCCTTAAAGTATTAAAAGAAGGCTTTATTGAAATATTGGAACCATAATTGGGATAACAAATTAACACTTGGGAGTATTGAACCTATCCTTTTAGGTTTCTCCTGGATAAAGGGCAGAcaaaacttttttattttatttttttgtttttcttttggagggGAAGGGGGGACCGTTCACcatgattttgtcatttggTCTTCCAGAGTCTCCAGACCAGTTTAGGTTAGGCTCGCTTTAAGGCCAAGTCATACAGGCCATATTTAATGATAGGGGTCAAgcggagaaaagagaaaaaataagcgaaaaagtaaataaagatgaaaatcaaaaagaagggagagaagataGGGAAAGGAGAGGGAATAGGGAAGAATTTGGCTTAATCAACGATGCCTGTGTCTTGATTAATTGAGAGGGAATCAACCTCAATTTCTAAGAGAAATTATAGGGATTTAACTTCTTATCCATTTCATCACTTCAATtacttagggtccgtttgataatgtttcttctgtttctatttcaagaaacagcagaaacaaaaattttcgtttctagaaacagaaacggaattgaaggtatttgataagtcatgtttttagaagtcgataataaccagtgaaaaaataaaTCGAATCggtaaaataaattagaaatttctatttctatttctgaaaataagtgaaacgaaacagttttatcaaacgctttttgctctgtttctgctgtttctgaaaacagaaacgatagaaacacgtttcttgaaacgttatcaaacgggcccttagataCAATCAGGGTGTGAAACCCTAAACGAATCGGTAAAATTAGTTGGACCAAACTGaatcaaagccttattggttcggtttcagtttagAGTACTGCAacctcaaaatcaaatcgaaccgtatggaaaccggatgaactcaaaaccaaaccgaaaccaaaacccaaaccaaaccggtaagaaactgaAAACAGTTCAAAATTCATTataaaaaaaccaaattttgcatagtttatacatttgtatggagaGTCAAATCCAAACCGGACCAAAAACCATAACCAATCTGATTATAAACCAATAtaagaaatcgaaaccaaaccaaacccaaaatttcCTTATTAGTTCAATTTCGATTTCAGCATTTCCACATCGAAACTGAGCCAGAccaacccattgacacccctagatacAATACAGAAGTAGTTACCGGACTGTAACTCCTACCCGCGATTCATAACTTCACTAACTCACTAACTCCATATATAATAACCACCTAATTAACAAGTTATCCGCATACTACACCCATGATTCAGACACGTAACATTTGAGCACATGTTTGTGTTTGTCCAGCCCATCAAAGCCAAGTTTTAAATAGTTTTTCCTTCTCAAAAATTGGTTTTAAGTGTTTTTCTTCCCACAGGGTTTGATCTTGATCTCTtggaaaatggattttttggccAAGCATTCACAAGTGTGGAAAATTTAGTCCACattggaagtggaagtggaagaggaagaaggcaaAGAGATGCTAATATATTGTTATGAAAACTACTAGGGTAGTAGTTGATTGATGAGAATGCTCTCTCTCCCCTATGGTCTCCGAGGGGTCGAGGATTTATTATCAGATAGACATTCACTCACCAAGTGCGCCTCTTTGAATATTTGCATCAAAGGGTCTTTCTCCTGTACCAATAGAGGACGTCATGGACATCTTAGACATCAATTTATAAGTATGCCAaagttttctctaattttttactCTCTCTTTCTAAGAATCATTTTGTTCCTTTGCTTGGTTGATTGAGCAAAACCAAATGCCCTGACGTGGGTGGAAGGCCTATAAGGGGCTGCTTCATCATGGAAGTCGATTTGCAAGAATTCGTATCAAAACATGGAAGGTGACTAGTGACTACTATCTGAGGAGAATAACCGGTGACATGACTTAGGCCCACCAAGTGTTGTTCATATACCAACAtctcttgatgtatgtgatcgCTTCATACTGGATAGAGAGTACatggtctagattagccatgtgccaaatttcaaagtctaattcaatcaaatacctccATTTATATCGATACAGATCTTATGAATGTCCATGCATGTGTATCAATACTCTAATCATTAGTGTACACTTTCCCAACTGAAGTCAAAGAGACTATGCCTATACGTAGAGACATGTGTGTACATATCATaggctttaaaaaaaaaaataaaaaaaattaaaaaaaaaaaaaaaaaaaaaatttaaaaaaggtTAAACGAAAAGAGGTAGCACTCACGATGTTTGTTCCAATAAGATTTTCAAGTTAGAATTATCCAACTAAATTAAAACATTTTTCATTCGAGAATTAAGCATATGCTTTATCACTTTGCCCGATTGAAGTTGAAATCATTTGTGTTGACCCTGTAAGGAGAGGCTCTAGATTTAATTTTCAACAAATTAACTTCTATACTTAGATGGGCTTTTGACCCTTCTATTGAATTTTTTCGTTGAGCTTGGATTGAACCAGAAACTAacccattaattaattatagaTAATCTATATACTTAATTTACCTCTcattatttaattataaattgTATTAGATTATCTCAATAGTTTGACTAGATAGGGTCAGTTTGGCAGTCAGGTACTGAAGTCAGCTATTAAGGTCCCCTGCATAATTAGAAAATTATGTCATTTCCAACTCAAAACAAACAGGTCCAAATTCAGAATTACATGATGTCACAGCCATCTAGAAGGGAGGAACTGGGAAAGGAATAACCGCCCCTAAGCATATCGATCAAATCAAAAGGTTTAGAAAGTAAGAAAACCCATCTAAAAGAAACTTCTTCTTAAGGAAGGAAAACCCCACTCAAAACTTTAGTATCCCATGCCACAAAACTCTTAATAGAGCAGTGAGGATGGGCCACACTTCTTGGGAGATAGTCCCTTTCAAGTAAAAAGATCACCATTGATTCTGAGTCTCTGACCTTGTGATCATAAGCATCTATATCTAATGGCTCAAAATGGTTTAATTTTGCTTATTTTTAACTCCACAAAATCTCTAGTAGGAGTGTAGGACCCATTCAATGGTGGGTCTTGGATCCTTCAAGCATTAAATAAGAAGATCAGATTATCATAACATTAATTGATCCAATCTTGCATCTACTGTGACATAGGGTCCAAGCTAAGATTGATTATTCTCAGTAGTGAGTGTGGTGGTGCAGTGAACATTAGATGATTGAGAGCATACGAACACGTGCACCAAGGTTTTCTCAGTCATCAGATACTCGCCACATCACCGCACTCAATGCAAAGAATGTTTTTGCCCAAACTAAAGGAAGAAGATATCAAAACCTAAATTGACAAGTAAACCACCAAAGAATCTCTACCCAAGCTACCGACATCAAATTACCATGTGGTTCCCACATAAGAACCACACATGAATCACACCAGTTGTTCTTCTTCCACTctcattttcaaaatatttttcaatttttacctCATTTTTACAATTATATAACACACACGGAGATCGAAGACCGGAGACCGAAGACTATTATCCAGCGTAAGAACCAAGCTTCTTGCTTGAACAACCTCGTAATTAgttcaaactctctctctctctctcgcattCATTTTCTCAAACACCTGTAGTCTGTCATTTGTAGTGAAGTCTCTGACCGTCTTTCGTTCTTCTCTTGCATGCAGAAAAGGAGTGTGTGTGTATATTCTGAAGCAGCCGACAAAACCCATCTACAAAAGAGGAAGGATAGATTTTATAGCAAAGATAGGAATCACTGCCATGGGGAAGAAGCTCTGGTTGGTGTTGCTTGTTTTCGTTCTGTCTGTGACGTTTCCCTGTAGCTCTGCAGCCAATTGGAGGCAGAACAAGAAGCAGAGAGCAAGTGGCTCTTCCGTTATCTTTCGAGTTCAAGGGAATGTATATCCCAAAGGGTATGTAAATTGTCTTTCGAAACAACACAGATTGATCGATTCTTGGACTCAATTATGCAGGGATTTGGTGTTTTGGAGGTTTTGGGGTTGAATTGATCATCCTGTTGTATTGAACATCTCTTTCTTTAGATTCTTATTTGACAATTTGATTTGtggtttgatttgggttttttgCATAATTCCATGACCGATTGATTACCCTGAATTAGATTTCTGCCGTGGGTTCTTTTCAAATTTGGTCATTAATTGAactttctttttaagttttctgcaaaatcttcaagaaaaatctgaacCCATTTCTTCCAAGCTCTTTCTCTCCCAATCCAGCAATTCCCCTCTTTTGTTCCGACAGTGGATCAAGATAAATTCTTGGAAGCCACCTTCTCAATTTGTTTCACCAATTTTATTAAATTCTTTGAACTGGTGCTGTGATCAGTCTTTGATCCTTAAAAAGTTTTAAATTGTACTTTTTGTTGCAGGTTGTACTATGTGACTCTCTACGTCGGCAATCCACCCAAGGCTTACTATCTCGATATAGACACGGGAAGTGACCTCACATGGCTACAATGCGATGCCCCCTGTGCCAGCTGCAACGATGTAAGCACACTTCACTtcatattataatgaaacgCAGCCATTTCAACCAATCACTTCCTCTTCTGATCTCacactctctcctctctctctctccctctccgtCTCTCTCTGGGCAGGTGCCTCACCCTCTTTACAAACCCAACAAGTTGAACTTGGTATTCTGCAAGGAACAAATATGTGCCTCACTTGACTCCAACGACTGCAACAAGCCAAATGAGCAATGCGACTACAGCATTGAGTACGCTGATCATGGTTCCTCCCTTGGAGTCCTCATCAGGGATATGTTCCTACTCCGCTTCACAAATGGATCAGTTCTTGCTCCCTATTTGGCTtttgggtctctctctctctctctctctctctctccatgatCAATTGTTACCATTTTGTGAAAGTTAATAGTAATGGGTTCTCTGGTTCTTATTGTTTCTGATTACAGATGTGGGTACAATCAGCAAGGTTTATGTAAGGCCTCTGTGTGTCCCACTGATGGAGTACTGGGTCTTGGTAATGGAGAAGGGAGCATCGTAGCTCAGCTCAAAACTCAGGGGCTGACAAATAATGTTATTGGCCACTGTTTAAGTGGGCAGAGTGGAGGATACCTgttctttggtgatgatgttgtGCCATCTTCAGGGGTTATATGGACACCAATGTCACCTTACGCTTTGGAGTAAAGTTCTAGCTTTCCCTGCTCTTTTATGCTTTGTTTCTTACATGAGAATTCATTTAGCAGATTTTCTTATCATGGATTAAATTGTTATTTGCATCAGTAAACACTACTCCCCTGGTTCTGCTGACCTCAGTTATGGAGGGAAATCTATTGCTGCGAAAGGTCTCCGAACCGTTTTCGACAGTGGTAGCTCCTACACATACTTCAATTCCATGGCTTACCAGGCTTTGATTTCTGCGGTGGGTTGAAATAGAATTTGATAGAAGATACTGAACCCTTCTTGGGTCTTCATTTAATCAACTAACCATTTGTGTTTTCAGGTGGAGAAGGATTTGACTGGAAAACCACTGAAAGAAGCTCCTGATGACCATACACTACCACTGTGCTGGAAAGGTGCAAAACCATTTAAATCTGTAGCCGACGTCAAGAAATACTTCAGCTCTGCAGTACTGAGCTTCAAGAAAGCTCACCTTGAAATTAACCCTGAATCTTATCTGATAATTTCTGTAAGTACTTAAGCTTGTACCCTTTTAAgactagagaatgccacaatcaAACTGGGATTGCAAATTCTTACTCCTAGATTTCAATCTTCCTCAGTCAAGTGGCAACGTTTGTTTGGGAATTCTGAATGGTACCCAAATAGGACTGGACGATATCAACATTATTGGAGGTAATTAtcttaaagaattaaaagaccTGTAAATGAAAAACTCCATGTGGATGCTTATCTTCCTTCTGATTATTGGTGTTTGCAGATAATTCGATGCTGGATAAAATGGTGATTTACGACAATGAGAAGCGGCAGATTGGATGGATCCCTGCAGATTGCAATAGGCTTCCCAAGTCTGGAATCAACTTTCAgtgattttcttaatttttaatgTAAATCTGTACACTGAACATTCTcaccagaattttttttttttttttttttcttcaacagagtggataatgatgatgatgaaggttTTTATCAGACCTATACAGCCAGCTTGGGTATGTTACCAGAACAATATGAAGCAAAATATGATTTGTAAGAAGACCAATAAGTTCACGAGTCATAGAGTAGAAGCATGGTAGTTTCTCATAGTTGGATATGTACACGCATTCAGAATGTCCTACAATAGGCCCAGAAAATGATTACAATGAATATAAATAGAGAACTTTGTTACAGAAATATGTTTTGTGCTGCCTTGGAACAACAAAACCAACCCTACACCCCCcctcagaaaaaaataaaatctgttGCTACTAGTTAGACATTACAAGCAACTGGATCTACATCTTTCTCTTACAAAGAGCATTTAGATAAATAGACAGAATTGTTGCAATGTGCATGACTGTACAAAAGCATTCCACCTGTATGAGGATCATGAACTTCCCATCATCACCTGCAATACACAAAGGGATCCTTTTATCCTTTTAGTCCCGGAAACTAAAGGGCATAAGCCTTTCAGGGCTAATGCATACAATGCAAATAAGCTggcagacaaaaaaaaaaaacttagtcgTTATTGTTTCCTTCCATCATTATATGGAAAATATTTTCTGATGAAGCCAATCAAGAGTGAAGCATGGATAAAATCCATATGGCAAGCTTTATTTCAATCAGCACTCAAGGTCTCCATCTTACTAAACTTACCACCATAGCCAGGTCACAAGTTAATCAACTCGCTCAAACACCACCACAATCAGGACCACCCTCACCTGGGTGTAGCTAGGATTTCTGGTTGGGGGTGAGGCCGTGAGGGTATCAGGTTgacaataataaatataaatttaacaAAGCATCatggttttctttttaaaagtTACAAAAATGATGACTCCTTTAGAACTTGAAATATTGAGAAGGTAATACAAGTCTGACTGTTAAAATTCAGTCATGCAGAATTTGGGTGTAGAAACAGTGATAGGTAGGCTGAATAGGACTGTCAATTTTGTTTTGCATCTCTAGCAGGCTGTATATCTACTGTGTAAAGGTCTAGACCCTCGTGTAAACTATGTTCTATCTGTTTAATCTTCTGATTAATATTCAATAGTTATAATTTTTGCCTTCCCAGCAAAAGAGATTTGAGAACCCTCGGATTGTAGACCCTCAAGGTGTACTTTTATCTATTTGTTTACTTGTCAAGTTGATTGATAGGGATTTCAACAATAATTTGCCCATGCTTCCAGTGGATCAAATTCATGAAATATATAATCAAATCAACCCAATTACATAACGGGTCTCTACTGACGACTTCTGGCTAGACTTGAATTCACAGTGACTAGTCTGTTCATCCTCCTTAGACATCAAGGTTGTTACAGCTCATGAAGTGTGCAACTATGCCTATAGCCACAGTTCAATTGCTTAAAAGCTGAGGAGGCAAGTGGTAAAACAACTATGGATGAGGGTTTCATTTAACCAATCACAATTCAAGAAA
This genomic stretch from Macadamia integrifolia cultivar HAES 741 chromosome 2, SCU_Mint_v3, whole genome shotgun sequence harbors:
- the LOC122089387 gene encoding aspartic proteinase Asp1-like, which gives rise to MGKKLWLVLLVFVLSVTFPCSSAANWRQNKKQRASGSSVIFRVQGNVYPKGLYYVTLYVGNPPKAYYLDIDTGSDLTWLQCDAPCASCNDVPHPLYKPNKLNLVFCKEQICASLDSNDCNKPNEQCDYSIEYADHGSSLGVLIRDMFLLRFTNGSVLAPYLAFGCGYNQQGLCKASVCPTDGVLGLGNGEGSIVAQLKTQGLTNNVIGHCLSGQSGGYLFFGDDVVPSSGVIWTPMSPYALDKHYSPGSADLSYGGKSIAAKGLRTVFDSGSSYTYFNSMAYQALISAVEKDLTGKPLKEAPDDHTLPLCWKGAKPFKSVADVKKYFSSAVLSFKKAHLEINPESYLIISSSGNVCLGILNGTQIGLDDINIIGDNSMLDKMVIYDNEKRQIGWIPADCNRLPKVDNDDDEGFYQTYTASLGMLPEQYEAKYDL
- the LOC122064027 gene encoding pentatricopeptide repeat-containing protein At1g62680, mitochondrial-like; its protein translation is MGMWSSHSPSLPLCLLLSSSASSSSKATKTHQRPCPVQLFKIFAEDDGCKSSTGTSVIVEEAFRRYHLLVHSQPFPKIVAFNKLFGTLAKCKHYSTVISMYKNMDSLKIHTDVVTLTILLNCFCGLYRLDLGFSVFGITMKRGFDPDIVTLNTLLKGLCMVDKIADAKELFYKILQEGYPCDEITYLIIINGLCKTGDTNEAFEMLNEMELKGKCKPSVTTYSSIIDGLCKGRINEALNLFSDMVGLGRIFRVIRNWRPVEYSHFIRERRSLCGWPYLGE